A section of the Armatimonadota bacterium genome encodes:
- a CDS encoding prepilin-type N-terminal cleavage/methylation domain-containing protein, with protein sequence MKNNRAFTLIELLVVIAIIAILAAILFPVFAQAKLAAKKTSDLSNIKNNTMGGILYTADTDDMLPFVEWPDFYANAARFMPYIKNRQVFTSSVSTFKIGSYQKKQGGNGYGFYMENPASPCVGALGVSTRGQANFYDDIYPPLDYLWNESLNEGQVSCTGPWWNTSATVNIDGGISMTSGKFTNIAKVAMWSNFPSIGTQWPGGCVDGNCDNGASVGSAYSSFWGANYRGPFSEGSNVGYVDGHAKYNKFRALHPCGRENCTDSAGLRTDYKAWGFNWASPSVQ encoded by the coding sequence ATGAAAAACAATCGAGCGTTTACGCTCATCGAACTCCTCGTCGTGATTGCGATTATCGCAATCCTCGCCGCGATCCTCTTCCCAGTCTTCGCTCAGGCGAAATTGGCAGCCAAGAAGACCTCTGATCTCAGCAACATCAAGAATAACACCATGGGTGGCATTCTCTACACGGCTGATACCGATGACATGCTTCCATTCGTTGAGTGGCCTGACTTCTACGCTAACGCGGCGAGATTCATGCCTTACATCAAGAACCGACAGGTTTTCACATCGTCGGTTTCGACGTTCAAAATTGGTTCGTACCAGAAGAAGCAAGGTGGAAATGGCTACGGCTTCTACATGGAAAACCCAGCTAGCCCTTGTGTTGGTGCGCTCGGCGTGTCCACTCGAGGACAGGCAAACTTTTACGATGACATCTACCCACCTCTAGATTATCTTTGGAACGAGTCTCTGAATGAGGGGCAAGTATCCTGTACCGGCCCTTGGTGGAATACCAGTGCTACCGTAAACATTGACGGTGGCATCTCTATGACCTCCGGAAAGTTCACCAACATTGCCAAGGTTGCAATGTGGTCAAACTTCCCTTCCATCGGTACCCAATGGCCAGGCGGATGTGTTGACGGCAATTGCGACAACGGAGCAAGTGTAGGATCTGCCTATTCAAGCTTCTGGGGCGCTAACTACAGGGGTCCATTTAGCGAAGGATCAAACGTTGGTTATGTTGACGGACATGCCAAGTATAACAAGTTCAGGGCTCTTCACCCTTGTGGACGAGAAAACTGTACGGATAGTGCTGGTCTTCGAACTGACTATAAGGCTTGGGGCTTCAACTGGGCTTCGCCTTCCGTCCAGTAG
- a CDS encoding alpha-amylase family glycosyl hydrolase, with the protein MMLVGMLLVQDTLHKFVFVADEKLNSVSVAGTFNNWNKDANPLTLDSDGRTWTTNIKLGLGKHQYKFIKNGDQWITDPKANKNEDDGGGNINSILFITPPDYKLKASRTDGQTAKSAIFHEPLAPYFNFYNGKVQLKFRTRPGDVQSVKVVSGQVSVSAKESPVDDFYSNWKADLPWDGKSKLFYRFEVTDGAAKASYSYSVDPAKTPIFITPAWVPQTVVYQIFPDRFANGNRANDPADVMPWDAKPTYGNRFGGDVAGVSKHLKHLKDLGVGTVYFNPIFASPSNHRYEADDFYQPDKEFGTQAEFIALTKEMKASGIRTVMDFVFNHTSPRFFAFKDLAEKGQDSKYKDWYFPKSFPVVSGDSKTYEAWYGFPSMPKVNIVNPEARDWFLKMAQFWLKNSALDGMRLDVANEVNPEFWRTMRPVVKKANPNVWIIGEIWGDGNPWLKGDQFDSVMNYQFRDACLKFIAKGTTNSTQFANQLMKVHESYVPQVSNNMMNLLSSHDTARFLTEAGGDKDLQKLGAAIQFTWVGAPSVYYGEELGMEGGADPDNRRGMAWEMATPANDMLGYYKKLAALKKTNSALWTPNVEFAEIEGTESDKVGAYYRTSDKDAVVVAFNRSEMEQTISLRPPTSVRKLASGGLSDIISGDRFAVSDRPVIIKMRPKSARVLATVAKKSSLAPKVQLFAVSKGDSVQRRANSI; encoded by the coding sequence ATGATGCTTGTCGGCATGCTCCTGGTGCAAGACACGCTGCATAAGTTCGTTTTCGTCGCCGACGAGAAGCTCAACTCGGTCAGCGTTGCAGGAACCTTCAACAACTGGAACAAGGACGCAAACCCGCTCACTCTTGACTCCGACGGTCGCACCTGGACAACAAACATCAAGCTCGGTCTCGGCAAGCACCAATACAAGTTCATCAAGAACGGCGATCAATGGATCACCGACCCCAAAGCCAACAAGAATGAGGACGACGGAGGCGGGAATATCAACTCGATCCTCTTCATCACCCCTCCGGATTACAAGCTCAAGGCTAGCCGAACCGATGGGCAAACCGCGAAAAGCGCGATCTTCCACGAGCCGCTGGCTCCCTACTTCAACTTCTACAACGGCAAGGTTCAGCTGAAATTCAGAACCCGTCCAGGCGATGTTCAATCGGTCAAAGTAGTTTCTGGACAAGTGTCCGTGAGTGCAAAAGAATCGCCCGTTGACGACTTCTATTCCAACTGGAAAGCCGACCTTCCTTGGGACGGAAAGTCGAAGTTGTTCTACCGTTTTGAAGTCACCGATGGCGCAGCGAAGGCCTCCTACTCCTATTCAGTTGACCCAGCCAAGACCCCCATTTTCATCACCCCAGCGTGGGTTCCACAAACCGTCGTCTATCAAATCTTCCCAGATCGATTTGCTAACGGCAACCGAGCCAACGACCCTGCGGACGTCATGCCGTGGGACGCAAAACCGACCTACGGCAACCGATTCGGCGGAGATGTCGCAGGCGTCAGCAAGCACCTCAAGCACCTGAAAGACCTCGGAGTTGGCACGGTCTACTTCAACCCAATCTTCGCCAGCCCGAGCAACCACCGTTACGAGGCGGACGATTTTTATCAGCCAGACAAAGAATTCGGAACGCAAGCCGAGTTCATTGCTCTTACCAAAGAGATGAAGGCGAGCGGAATCCGAACCGTGATGGATTTCGTCTTCAACCACACTTCGCCACGGTTCTTTGCCTTCAAGGATCTTGCCGAAAAGGGGCAAGACAGCAAGTACAAGGATTGGTACTTCCCCAAGAGCTTCCCCGTAGTGAGCGGAGACAGCAAAACCTACGAAGCCTGGTACGGCTTCCCTTCCATGCCGAAGGTAAACATCGTCAACCCCGAAGCCCGCGACTGGTTCCTCAAGATGGCGCAGTTCTGGCTAAAGAACTCGGCCCTCGACGGAATGCGGCTTGATGTTGCAAACGAAGTGAATCCAGAGTTCTGGAGAACAATGCGACCCGTGGTCAAGAAAGCCAATCCAAACGTCTGGATCATTGGCGAAATTTGGGGCGACGGAAACCCTTGGCTAAAGGGTGACCAGTTTGATTCGGTAATGAACTACCAGTTCCGCGACGCTTGCCTCAAGTTCATCGCCAAAGGCACCACCAACTCAACCCAATTTGCGAACCAGCTCATGAAGGTTCACGAGAGCTACGTTCCGCAGGTCAGCAACAACATGATGAACCTGCTGAGTAGCCACGACACCGCAAGGTTCCTCACCGAGGCCGGTGGAGACAAGGATCTTCAAAAGCTCGGCGCCGCAATCCAGTTCACCTGGGTCGGTGCGCCCAGCGTGTATTACGGTGAAGAACTCGGCATGGAAGGTGGAGCCGACCCCGACAACCGTCGAGGAATGGCGTGGGAAATGGCGACTCCAGCCAACGACATGCTCGGCTACTACAAAAAGCTCGCCGCACTCAAGAAAACGAACTCGGCACTCTGGACTCCGAACGTGGAATTCGCCGAAATTGAAGGCACCGAAAGCGACAAGGTAGGTGCCTACTACCGCACCAGCGACAAAGACGCCGTCGTTGTTGCCTTCAACCGTTCCGAAATGGAACAAACGATTTCTCTCCGCCCTCCAACAAGCGTGCGAAAGCTCGCAAGCGGGGGACTTTCTGACATCATCTCCGGGGACCGTTTTGCGGTTTCCGACCGACCGGTAATCATCAAAATGCGACCCAAGTCTGCCCGCGTGCTGGCGACGGTTGCGAAGAAATCCTCGCTTGCCCCCAAGGTTCAGCTCTTTGCTGTTTCGAAAGGGGATTCGGTTCAACGCCGAGCGAATTCCATTTAG
- a CDS encoding LacI family DNA-binding transcriptional regulator: MRVTQRDIARLAKVSQATVSRVLSGDVRVEPEIRDRVLRIMAEKNYKPDVRAQALRSKRAGMIGLVIKRPQGGISNDPFFANLISSIVDELSGSDFHLCVDSAMSDFSHEAIYDEMLRTRRVDGLILVESEASDDRIIRLQRDHFPFVLIGNPLHAGEVHSVDNDNVLASETLTRHLVEQGYKRIAFLGARSGITVSDDRIAGYQRALRGSQDDHLVYHADFGSENARKAAFEFLSQDDRPDAVVVLDDFMALGVSIAAREKGLSIPDDLGLASFNDTSLCEAVGGGLTSVNLNIPALVKQTVERLIRIIDGEDVPANRRLIIPAKLSLRHSTMRKGVIR, from the coding sequence ATGAGGGTGACACAGCGCGATATAGCAAGGTTGGCAAAGGTCTCACAGGCTACGGTCTCGCGTGTGCTGTCGGGTGATGTCCGGGTCGAACCCGAAATTCGCGACCGAGTCCTTCGCATCATGGCGGAGAAGAATTACAAGCCTGACGTGCGCGCTCAAGCCCTTCGCAGTAAACGAGCCGGAATGATCGGACTCGTGATCAAGCGGCCCCAAGGCGGCATCTCAAACGATCCGTTCTTTGCCAACTTGATCTCATCAATCGTTGATGAACTCTCCGGATCAGACTTCCACCTTTGCGTCGACTCCGCAATGAGCGACTTCTCGCACGAAGCGATCTACGATGAAATGCTCCGCACCCGGCGCGTGGACGGGCTAATTCTCGTGGAGTCAGAAGCCTCTGACGATCGAATCATCCGGCTCCAACGTGACCACTTTCCCTTCGTTCTCATCGGCAACCCGCTCCACGCGGGCGAAGTCCACAGTGTTGACAACGACAATGTCCTTGCTTCAGAAACCCTCACCAGGCACCTAGTTGAGCAGGGGTACAAGCGAATTGCGTTCCTAGGTGCTAGATCAGGAATCACCGTGTCGGACGATCGCATCGCCGGGTACCAACGCGCGCTTCGAGGGAGTCAGGATGATCACCTGGTCTACCATGCTGACTTTGGAAGCGAGAATGCCCGAAAAGCTGCTTTTGAATTCCTGAGCCAAGATGACCGACCTGATGCAGTTGTCGTTCTGGACGACTTCATGGCACTCGGGGTCTCGATCGCCGCTCGCGAGAAGGGTCTTTCAATTCCTGATGATCTCGGCCTGGCTTCATTTAATGACACCAGCCTTTGCGAAGCGGTCGGTGGAGGACTCACAAGCGTCAACCTCAACATTCCCGCCCTTGTCAAACAGACTGTAGAGCGCTTGATTCGCATTATTGATGGCGAGGATGTTCCAGCAAACCGCCGTCTCATCATTCCGGCGAAGCTAAGCCTTCGGCACAGCACAATGCGAAAAGGGGTGATCCGATGA